The DNA region GTCGTCGGGCCAGCGAATCGTGAGGTAGTACGGAGGCTCCAGCCCGGCGTCGGAACGGACCGGGTCGTCGGGTGCCTCCCAGACGTCGTTGTGCTGGTACCACGTGTTGGGGTTGGTGGTGTGGTACTGGCCGAGCATGGCCCGCTGCACCTTGAAGAGGTCCTGGGGATAGCGCACGTGCGCCAACAGATCCTTCGACATGGCACTACGTGGCTTCACGGTTCCGGGGTACACCTTCTGCCAGGTCTGCAGGATGGGGTCGTCGGGTTGCCAGGCGTACAGCTGGACCGTGCCGTCATAGGCATCCACGACGGCCTTGACACTGTTGCGGATGTAGTTGATCTCGGTGCCACGCTGGGCGACCCGGTTGCCGGTCGTGGAGTCGGAGGCAGCATCGCGCAGATCGACCTTGGTGGAGTTCGGGTAGTCCGAGGAGGTCGTGTACCCGTCGACGATCCACACCATGCGTCCATCGACGACAGCGGGCAGGGAGTCGCTGTCCACGGTGAGCCACGGGGCAACCTTGGCGACCCGGTCACGGGGCTTGCGGTCGTAGAGGATCTTGGAGTTCGAGTGCACCCGGTCCGAGAGCAGCAGGTTGATGTCGGCCATCTGGGTGGCGTACATGGTACGCAACACGGGATTGCCGATGGCCACCCCTCCGCGTCCGGCATAGGTGGTCATGGTCTCGGTCCCAGCAGCTGCGGAACCGCCACCGGGGGTGTCGAGTTCGACGGGTTCTGCGCCATCCCGGGCACCGACGACCACCCAGGGATCAGCCATCTCGCCGTAGTAGACGCGCGACTGGTCCTCCTTGATCGATCCGGTGGTGGGGATGTCCTTGGCCAGCCAGGTGGGCTCCCCGGAGTTCTCCCGGCGGCCACCGGCAGCAGCGACCATGCCGTAACCATGGGTGTAGACGGTGTGGACGTTGTTCCAGCTCTTGTCGGCGATACCGTTCTGGTCGATCTCGCGGGCTCCCACGACGACATCGGTGGACTTGCCGTCGATCGTGTAACGGTCCACGTCAAGGATCTTGGGGAAGGAGTAGAAACCGCGTACCTGCTGCAGCTGTTCGAAAGTGGGAGCGACGACGGCAGGGTCCATGAGTCGGATGGCCGGCAGTGTCTCGGCATCGGTCTTGAGCTGACCGGCCGACGTCGTGGTGCGTGCAGCGTAGTCGGTGATGGTCGTGTCCTGGATGCCGAACGCCTTGCGGGTGGCTGCGATGTTGTTGACGATGTAGGGACGCTCCTTGTCCGGGGCGTCCGGAACGACTTGGAACCGCTGCATGACCGCCGGATAGATCCCCTGGATGATGAGGGTGGAGACGAGCATGAGCGCAATACCCATCCCCGGTACCCCCCAACGTCGCCACCAGGCGTTGGCGACGAACAGCGCTGCGACGAGGAAGGCGATGATGGCAACGACGATCTTGGCAGTGGCTCGGTAGTGGTCGGCAGTGAATCCGACGCCGGTGAACAGACCGTTGTCGGAGACGGCGAGCCCGTAACGCCCCAGGATCGTCGACAACCCGAAGAACACCAGACCCATGGCCAGCAGCACCGAGATGTGCGACTGCGCACGTGCTGAGAGCAGGTGCTGCTCGGTGCGTCTGGCCTGGGCCAGGCCACCGGGAACCAGACTGCGCGGCACGAGGTAGTTCACCGACCCCATGACGAGATGAACGCCGAAGGCCGCGATGACGCTGGTGATGACCAGTGCCATCCCCAGCGACACCAGGTACTTGTACCACGGGTAGTCGAAGACGTAGAACGAGATGTCCTTGTCGAAGTACGGATCACGAGCCCCGAACGACGTCGCATTCCACCATGCCAGCACGGTCGTGGTCTGGGCGACGGACGTCGCAGCAATGATCAGTGCCAGTGCCCCGGAGCAGACGCCGATGATCGCGCGGTGATGTTTCTCGAGGTGGGCACGGTACTTCCGAGCGAACTCGGTGTTCGTCTCGGCCACGGTGCGAGGACGCAGTTTCATGGCCAGCACCATGTTGCCGGCAGTGGTGGCCCACACGAGAGTTCCGACGGCGAGGAACAGTCCGGTTCCGGTGAGCAGTCTGGTGAGGTAGACCCGCTGGAAATGCAGTGAGGAGAACCACAGCAGGTTCGAGGTGATGGACGAGGCCACCAGCCAGCACAGCACGATGCCCGTCACCACTGCAGCAGCGATCCAACCGCCGCGATGGGTCGTGGCCCTGCGATTGCGTCGCGATCGACGAACTCCTCGGGTGAATGGCGAGCTCATCATCGATCTCCTCTCGTGCCGGCGGGCCCGGCCGGACGGTGTGCATCCTTCGCAGCCATGTCGTCGCTCACTGCGACGTCCCCGGTAGTCGGGTCGAAGGTGTGCAGCAGTGCCATCTCCAGGGCCGGGACAAGATCGGTGCCCGACAGCAGGTCGTCGGGGTGGTCCAGCAACCGTGCCAGTGCGTGATGTTCACCAGTGCGCAGCACACCGACGATGACGCGTACGTCCTGGCGGCGAGGATGGGAGGCCACGAAGGTGGCGGCCTGGGCGGGGTCCGCCGGGATCTCGTCCTCCACGTCGTTGGGGAGGAAGACCCGCTCCAAGGTAATCGCCGCCCCGTCCACCGCGTCGGGCCACATGATCGATGCCAACGCAGCCTCGATGTCGTCACCGGCGTGGAACTCGTCCTGCTCGATGCTCGACAGGGAATCCGGCGACCCGGCAACCAAGTGCTGCGCCAGGGCCGGTTCCGACTCTCGCAGCTTGTCGGTGTTGACGAGAGCGAACAGCCTGGCCGGCACCCCCCAGCCGGCCTGGTTGACGAATGAGTCGATCTCGGTGAGGGCCGCGACGAGGGCGTCGTCGTGGCCGGGAAGATCGTCGGAGTCGTGCTGGGGATCAGCGTTGCTCAGCAATGGGGAACCTCTTTTGTTTGCGCACCGGAGCGAATGTTCTGGACGCTGGCAATGGCGTCCCTCAGGCTGGTCACCTTAACCAATTTCATGGATGTTTTGTGCCCGGCGATGTCCTGACAGTTGCCAGCGGGGACGAGGAACACCTGTGCCCCGTCGCGCTCGGCACCGGCCATCTTCTCCTGAATGCCCCCGATTGACGACACGGTTCCATCTGGCGCCACGGTGCCGGTTCCTGCCAGGCGCAGGTCTCCCACGAGGTCGGAGGGAGCAATCGTCTGATAGGTGGCCAACGACATCATGAGCCCAGCACTGGGGCCGACGATGCCCTCGGGAAGGTTGAATCGCACCCGCGTGTCATATCGGTACCCGTTGGTCACCGAGATACCGATGAGCGGAATCTTGGGATTGTCTGGTTGGGCAGTCGTCGTGACGACGACATTGCGCGCCTTGCCGTTTCGTTCCACCGTGAACGGGACGGGCTCCCCCACGTCATGGGCTCGGATCTCGTGCTGGACGTCAGCAGGGGTGGACACCTTTCGGCCATCGACATGGGTGATGAGATCTCCCGGCGCCATGACATTGGTCGCTGGTCCAGAGGTGCTCACCCCCGCTGCCATGGGGACCTCGGTGACCGGTTGCCCCGCAGCTCGCAGAGCTGCGACGACCGCATCGGACTGGGAGGTGTCCATCATCTTCATCTCACTGGTCCTGACCTCGTCATTGCTCAGCCCGGGCTGGTAGACGACGTCCCTGGGAAGGACGTCGTGATCCGGCAGCCACGAGTTCACCAGTGCCTCCGAGAAGCTGAGGACGGAGTCGACGCTGGTCACCGACACTGTCGTCATACGCACCTCGCCCCTGGTCTGGCGTGCCGGCAGACCACTGACCTGCACCACTGGTTTGGAACCATTGCGGCCGGCAAGATCGACGGTCTGCCCCGGACTCCACGCCACGAAGGGCACCGGAACCGCCCACAGTAGAATCATGACGACGACCAGGCACAGAGCGCTGGCAAGG from Cutibacterium granulosum includes:
- a CDS encoding PPA1309 family protein; this translates as MSNADPQHDSDDLPGHDDALVAALTEIDSFVNQAGWGVPARLFALVNTDKLRESEPALAQHLVAGSPDSLSSIEQDEFHAGDDIEAALASIMWPDAVDGAAITLERVFLPNDVEDEIPADPAQAATFVASHPRRQDVRVIVGVLRTGEHHALARLLDHPDDLLSGTDLVPALEMALLHTFDPTTGDVAVSDDMAAKDAHRPAGPAGTRGDR
- a CDS encoding UPF0182 family protein, which codes for MMSSPFTRGVRRSRRNRRATTHRGGWIAAAVVTGIVLCWLVASSITSNLLWFSSLHFQRVYLTRLLTGTGLFLAVGTLVWATTAGNMVLAMKLRPRTVAETNTEFARKYRAHLEKHHRAIIGVCSGALALIIAATSVAQTTTVLAWWNATSFGARDPYFDKDISFYVFDYPWYKYLVSLGMALVITSVIAAFGVHLVMGSVNYLVPRSLVPGGLAQARRTEQHLLSARAQSHISVLLAMGLVFFGLSTILGRYGLAVSDNGLFTGVGFTADHYRATAKIVVAIIAFLVAALFVANAWWRRWGVPGMGIALMLVSTLIIQGIYPAVMQRFQVVPDAPDKERPYIVNNIAATRKAFGIQDTTITDYAARTTTSAGQLKTDAETLPAIRLMDPAVVAPTFEQLQQVRGFYSFPKILDVDRYTIDGKSTDVVVGAREIDQNGIADKSWNNVHTVYTHGYGMVAAAGGRRENSGEPTWLAKDIPTTGSIKEDQSRVYYGEMADPWVVVGARDGAEPVELDTPGGGSAAAGTETMTTYAGRGGVAIGNPVLRTMYATQMADINLLLSDRVHSNSKILYDRKPRDRVAKVAPWLTVDSDSLPAVVDGRMVWIVDGYTTSSDYPNSTKVDLRDAASDSTTGNRVAQRGTEINYIRNSVKAVVDAYDGTVQLYAWQPDDPILQTWQKVYPGTVKPRSAMSKDLLAHVRYPQDLFKVQRAMLGQYHTTNPNTWYQHNDVWEAPDDPVRSDAGLEPPYYLTIRWPDDDDPQYSATAVMVPNKRQNLASYVSVGSDATKPGYGKIRVLRMSGTTQIAGPNQTASAITADENVSAKLLPYQNRGSASATHGNLLTLPVGGGLMYVQPIYAQRQTGSGGYPVLRFVAVRFGENVGIGDTLQEALDQVFGGDAGASTGETAVDMTDPDVPGQQGSSGSPSAAPQAPPSAASSASPSPGARSGGATGVPSPNASTDASELLDQAQKAFVQADKALDEGNLGEYQKQVDQARTLVEQARKKPR
- a CDS encoding PDZ domain-containing protein — encoded protein: MILLWAVPVPFVAWSPGQTVDLAGRNGSKPVVQVSGLPARQTRGEVRMTTVSVTSVDSVLSFSEALVNSWLPDHDVLPRDVVYQPGLSNDEVRTSEMKMMDTSQSDAVVAALRAAGQPVTEVPMAAGVSTSGPATNVMAPGDLITHVDGRKVSTPADVQHEIRAHDVGEPVPFTVERNGKARNVVVTTTAQPDNPKIPLIGISVTNGYRYDTRVRFNLPEGIVGPSAGLMMSLATYQTIAPSDLVGDLRLAGTGTVAPDGTVSSIGGIQEKMAGAERDGAQVFLVPAGNCQDIAGHKTSMKLVKVTSLRDAIASVQNIRSGAQTKEVPHC